The DNA sequence tactttatttttggatcttatgcacatacatgtgtatattggttttgttttttacagTAGCATAAGAAGCTAAGAAGCATATTTTTGAGTCCAGAGACTCTTAATACCAGTCACTGATGATGTATGAGAAAGGATCAAAACTTGCTGCTAcaaaataatgtttaattgtaaatatatggCACTTGATAAACTCaaaatctctaaaatgttttactcaccatGTAATTTAGTGAAAAATGTGATAATCAGAACAAACAACAGGAAACAGATTGCTCCCAGCTTCAGAATTTCAGCAGGAGAAAGACGCATATCCTCCATTTCTGGCCAAAGTGAAACCCCACCCCCTACACTGAGGCGATCCATGTTGTGCCTTGTGTCCAGATGCTTGCTGATTAAGGTATGTCTGTCATTATTCACTCGACCTACCAATATATATAAGCTCAACGTAAACTTCACAATAAGTGCATCAAAGGTTTCATATTCAgtttgtttgtctgtttgtATTCAGACCGATTCAAATTGGCTATGACAACTAGAGGTGTCTTAATAGGTATATCATCTAAATCTAGTAACTTTTACAACAAACCTAACATGTCTAAGGGCCAAAACCTCTACAATAGGTAAATGATCTACATCTAGTAACTTTTACTACACACCTGGGGTGTCCCTCAGTTTCTGCAGTGTAGGGCTGATTTCTTGCTGAGACTCTTTCTCCAGCAGTTTCTTTCTTTGCTGTTCTAACCTTTGTCTGACTGGAGTTAGGCCATTTCTTTGGGGAGTTGACCCATTATAAACAAGTCGGTGTTTTTTACTAGGTGGCTCTCCACTGATCTCTGGGCTGGGTGTTGTATATATTGCTGTCTTCTCCATGACTAATTGCTAAATATGTAATCACAGTTTTACAGCATGCCTTTTAACATGAGAGAAATGTAGTTTTACTAGTGATAAACTAGGTCTATCAATTGCAACTTATAGTTTACAAGGCATATATAGAACTTTCACAACTTCTAATTATAGCATTCAAGTGGGAAATGGGCTTATTTCAACCTTAGAAAACCCAGGGATATACATTAATTTTTCACCTTACTTGCCCTTTGGGCAAGTAAtctcaaagttttacttgtccAAATGAAAAACTTAGTTTTCCGAAATATTTTAGACTCTAATAGGCCTGTCAACCAGCAACTCTAATTATCTCTCTCTGTCAATTAGTGATACAGTATGATCTACTAGAATGGGCCTTCGCTATAATCTGATGATTTGGTAAAGAAAATAGCAATATATGGAGTTGGACTTAACGatctaatatttgatattcatcaagcttaaaacaattattataataatcacaTCTCCTACTTAAATAATCACTTGCCCCATCGGGCAAGTGTGTATTGAGTTCACTTGTCcgaactgggttttcacttgcctcgGGCAACCGTTAATGTCGATCCCTGAAACCCCTCAAAATTACTGTAAACtatcaatctgactaaagtacagacctatattattatattatataataatataggtctgtactttagtcagattgtgtaaactataattatgaaattaaaaactagGTTTATTAAACTGTAAAAAACATGATAAGAACTGTTTTTGCTGATAAATATAACTATCAATTACAATCAGTTAACATTCATTTACTATAGTTTTGGGTTGTAAAACtgtatttatcagataatctGTTTCACACGTGTAAACTAGTTTTGAATTGTGAATGTCATTAATGATGATTCCCATGTGTATACTGTAGTTAACGGCCATATTAAAACTGTCATTCAGTCATAAACTATAATTCATTCATAAACTATCATTCAGTCATAAACTATAATTCATTCATAAACTATCATTCAGTCATAAACTATCATTGGTAAATCCTATCATTCAGTCATAGTTTACAGAGGAACAATTCATAGTTTACAGAGGAACAATCCGCTATGTTCTCTATTAGCACACATAATATCATGACATATTATATGTGCGATAGAAGAAGAGTGGATAAGATGCCGCTGTGCATGTAGGTTCCTTAATCTCAGCGAGGTTCGTTGAGGCtagatatttggactgacgcctcttcggAAGAGAATAGAATCcggcctcgacgaatctcgctgagattaggtCCCTAGCTGTAGATCTACGTGTATCATGGTTGAGTCTCATTTTAATGAGAAACTGAAATGCCCCATGAAGCCTATAGATCATAGTAAGCATTTTGGTATTGTGTGTATAATGTAGAATCAAACAAACTTCATGAAGCAGCAACACGTCCCAGTCATTTGTGTTTGAACAGCGTTAGCGTTTGATGTCTGTTTGTATTTCCCGCCGGAAGTCACGTTGTACTTTTTGTTTAGGTcgataaatatcaaaataaagtattcgtttgtaattttaaaagaGCAATACTTAGAACAAAAATTTAATAATTTACACATGAGTTTTATGAGTAACGAGTGAAGTTAATCTTTACAACTCGCGATTTAGTTTTTTTACGGTCGGGATCGGGATTTTTTTCGTATACCCATGTGATCGCCGATGATCACTTGTCATGTGACAGCCTATCACCTGTTAATAACAGAAAGACTCTATTGCCAGATTGGGACTACCGTAAAGATGCTAATCAAAAGCTTCCTCGTAatttttagtttttcttttgttttttgtgATGGACCATTTCGGAGTGTAAGTAAAACGTTATAGCGTTGTTAAATTCAAACGCTTGTAGGATTGTTAGAAAGCTTGAAGAACTTTGCAAGTTGTGCATGAATTGTTATATTTGGTTTGATTTTCATTGCTGCGTGATTCGACTTGGCTGTGGTATTTTGACTGATGCATACACCGAGATTAACTCAATATATATTCCTCTCCTACCATTCAACATAGATTTTTTGACAGTCATTTGAATGACATTTATGAATATGAtatcacaggagttcgaaattttatcaataaaattcactcgattgaccaagtcataAGCTTTTGTAATTCATCGTATGTGTTTTTCTCTTCAGATGACCACATTTTTCAATCCTGGTTGTGAATCGCAGAAATGTCCACAGTGTAACCCTGGTTTAGCGTATGTCATGTCCAAAGGAAGCAATGATATACTGCACTATATAATATCAGCTATAGGGGGTCCACCCACTGCACTAGTCATCAGGACAAACAAGCCTTATAAAGGGAAATCTCAACTCCAGATTGATTGCAAGAAGGTGGCATCAAAGAATGAAACGGAGCGGAGGGAAGCTATCACAATGCCTGCTGGATTAAAAGAGATATACTCATTTGGAGTTGTCTTTAGTAGGGCAAGTATGATATTTTCTTGTCTTCTGTTCATACCTCAGTGATGTCCTTCCAGACAAAATGTGTTCTTttgagtacatgtatcaatacagtcaaacctgtattgaTTAAGAGACCGTCCAATGGAGAACAGAcaaaaggtcacatatgacaggtggtctcttaatacaggttgcttATTTTCCGCAGTAAATGCATTGCACAAATAATATACAGAAATAgtttgtacaatggagaaaatatgtgtacatgtatttggaattcattattaagaatatcaagtatgGTTTTAATAGCtgtaaaatgaaattacatATATCACACTTTTTTATTAACTACATGGCAGACTGATTGTTCATCACACAATAAAAGGATGATAAATGTATGTATCAAGTCTAAAATATGAAATGCCTGTGTTTCATTTCCcaaatatatattgcatttccccccaaaaaatcaCAATATGCGATGGGCAACGCGAGTCCTGCGACAATAGTACTGAACATATTACAGAACTTGGGTTAGTAAAAatgtgagatacatgtatcttggtTTGTGTTAAAATCAACTCACATTTGGACAAGTGTTTTATGATTGTTCAAAGTTTTGATTCTGTGCTTACTCTTTTAGCTGTTTCAGTACAATGACACTGCGGACAAAGCTGATATAACAAAGTACGGCATAAATGGCACTACATGGAGAGTGTACGACTTCACGGACGTTGAGTGGCAAGATATAACAAAATGGTCATCCAACAATTTAATCGTGATGAAAGTTGAGAACAGTGGAGAGGTGCTGGATAGGGCATTTTACAATGACTCCCTGATTCTTCAGGTAGACAAAAATTGACTTTGATAAAAACCagtatttttaatgatttaaaaaaaaaaaatttgacatcCTATACTAACAAAATGTTAATTAGATGAAATTATCTGGAATTATATGTCGTTCAGatgactgacaaaatttggcaTTGCATGGATAAAAGATCCTCCTGTATGTTAAATCTATAAATGAACTgtcatacatttttatttcatttttaaaatataatacCTCTTCAAGGAATCTGAATAAATTTGGTCCGCTCATGAACAGCATTTGATGGCTTAGCATGATGAACACTAATTACTAATCTAGTTATAAGGACAAAAAGAATTTGATCCAATTATTTTATAATCCACATATTTCTACTTTCAGTTTCATCTGTTTGACCAAACTGATAGATCTAAGGAGTTACCCCATCTTCAGTATGATTCTAACTCCATGCATATAGACTTCACTCTTCAGGACATAGACACTGGCAACTCCTCCTCTGCAAGGTGGGGTCTGGAGACTGTCCTTCTGGGGAGCGACTCAAACACAGCACCCATGTCTATTAACACCAAAAAGTCCATCGATGATGAATATGCACCAGGAGTCTTCTCGGTATGATGATGTCTTATTCTATGTCTTGTTAAACATTAAATTCACATACATTGTAGACACCAGGACGTGTATTTAAGATGATAGTATATGCACTTATGTTTGGAAACATTGCAACATTTTAATGTGTTTTAGTTCTCAAACATATTTTCCTGCCAATGAGATTGTGGTTCATAGGTTATGGAGTGGACTTTGAATCTACACTTCTACACGAAGACGTttcaggggtgtgatttttcctcttttcagaggaaatcctcttatttgctcaatttttaaaaaaactgaaacactgggtttgatctaaagtgacagaaaatgatatttttccaggtaggatGAGTTGTTTTCCTCCCCTTTTGACCAATTTTCCTCTGATTTccgaggaattcagtcacagccCTGACGTTTACATATTCataaatttgacaaattgtgcTCATGTGTTTCTTGTAAAGATTTCCTGTAGTATcctttttgtgaatttttaaaaacttttattgttGCTCTGTTCTGGTCTAAAAGGTCAATGGTTTGCAGAAACttgaaaacttcattatataAAGAAGCTATTATGTGTTATACTTTTTTTGTGCAGTGGTTCTGTGGagaaatatttttctaattttttcaCATTATTTGAACtatatgatatacattgtattttgatattCCCCATggtttgtcatttgaaaaacttgtCTTGAATCCCATTTAGTTAACACAAAAGAATTtcttgtgtcaagtttggttgaaattagcccagagAAGCTTaattttttatcagaaaagTTCATGGAGCTTGATATACATCAAATGAGCTAAAATGAAAGgcaaattgtttttcttttcatttatcaCTTTCTGTTTTATGTGCATCCAtctgtaacaggaaggaagaaaatacaatggaccagaccgggattgaAACCCAGGTCTTTCTCGTCAGGcgttctaccaactgagctaactggccacctgcGATCAAACCCAGCTGACCACTACACTCCTCCCTCCAGaatgtgaagacatttaaggagggaggaatgtagcgatCAGCCGGGTTTGATTGccagtggccagttagctcagttagtagagcacctgacttgagattcagggggcccaggttcgaatcctggtctggtccgtttgcattttctcccttcacGTCACACATCAATTGTCAACATTGATAAAAACTTTGATCAACTTTATCTCAGGATACCATGATGAGTCCGAACATTGTTGCCAGTAAAATACTTTATAGTTATATTGTAGATATCGAATTGGTTAACCCGTCCAGGAAATGAGGCCAATGGAGGATATTTACAGTGGAGACCTGTTTGTTACCTGAAGTCTGCCAGGGCCCGCTCTGTGGCCACCAAAGTGGATGCCACCAGCCTTGCCTCCACAACTTACGTAGATGACTTTCTGAACAGCAgcgttttatattcatatttcccAGACATTGAGATGATATCAAGATATGCAACCAACTTCACATTTGGGTTGGAAAAAGATGGTGGATTCACTAAAACAAATTACACCTCATGGTAAGTACagtttttgtaaattttgtataGGTGATTAGCAAAATTTAACATATTTCTTATCTCTGTCAAGGAAGTTTAATGTGTTCAGTCctacatacatgtttataaggGAATATgtgaaaacaatatacatgaaaACAGCTTGGATTTATGtgtcccctctttcagggggagacattgtttttgtactttttgtccgtccatctgtcacaaaatcttgtgaatgcttctcctcctatgtggcttatcggatagacttgaaactttggaGGGGTGGAGgctttatttttttattgtttgaagTCTAcacattattttttgttgttgtgcaATTTACATTAAACTGACATCTTGACTGGTGAATTCCTTGAACAATTCATTTCTTACAGAGAGGGGTATATATTTTGGGAGAACACATTTCAATTCATTATTGGCGGTAAAGCTCATGCCATCTAacttatagattacatgtacactgtgtgacataatattataattgtaaCAAGCCTTCGATTCTCAAATGTAAATAGTCTCcgatatataaaaacaaatttcttttGTAGACACAAGATTGAGAGGattcattcaataattatttttccaGACATCTCTTGTGacagaattacatgtacatgtgtatcccATAGTCATGCATTTGTGTCAGATAAATGTAGTTC is a window from the Ostrea edulis chromosome 5, xbOstEdul1.1, whole genome shotgun sequence genome containing:
- the LOC125650929 gene encoding glycosylated lysosomal membrane protein-like — encoded protein: MITCHVTAYHLLITERLYCQIGTTVKMLIKSFLVIFSFSFVFCDGPFRSMTTFFNPGCESQKCPQCNPGLAYVMSKGSNDILHYIISAIGGPPTALVIRTNKPYKGKSQLQIDCKKVASKNETERREAITMPAGLKEIYSFGVVFSRLFQYNDTADKADITKYGINGTTWRVYDFTDVEWQDITKWSSNNLIVMKVENSGEVLDRAFYNDSLILQFHLFDQTDRSKELPHLQYDSNSMHIDFTLQDIDTGNSSSARWGLETVLLGSDSNTAPMSINTKKSIDDEYAPGVFSISNWLTRPGNEANGGYLQWRPVCYLKSARARSVATKVDATSLASTTYVDDFLNSSVLYSYFPDIEMISRYATNFTFGLEKDGGFTKTNYTSWTAQLGYGAPPEDKVSSLVIGVISAGLGLPVVIIMFGGLFVVIKKKTTAKEGYTDLDKDNSQIQ